A genomic window from Purpureocillium takamizusanense chromosome 2, complete sequence includes:
- a CDS encoding uncharacterized protein (COG:S~EggNog:ENOG503P1KE~SECRETED:SignalP(1-23~SECRETED:cutsite=AHA-LV~SECRETED:prob=0.2618)): protein MRPLGSLQAYHGLLPLLTAAAHALVAFASVGSRTSSQTPTIGTPQPCLCSFNATKLQLPEGSWDSHFHVIDPVRFPPLRNAAYKPGTHTVWENSVFEHSIGCDHVVMVQPSIYGTNNTLLLESLKAYGPQRARGVVVFDVHNTTEAQLAEWNRIGVRGVRINLQSINATESIERLELTLKVHADAVKPFDWVLQLYAPMELIPSIEAFVPTLGVRIVFDHFGDPKMPQPTGDPQKLDPHSIKGFSAMIRLLKQGRTWVKISGAYRVSKLPGPNYSDLDPLARELFRAAPSRVVYSSDWPHTRFEGLDIRPWNAHLLELVGGDMRLRQKLFRDNARDLWQSTTVNSTLNTKY, encoded by the coding sequence ATGCGGCCGTTGGGGAGCTTGCAGGCCTACCATGGCCTGCTTCCTCTCCTGACTGCTGCCGCACACGCCTTGGTCGCATTCGCCTCAGTCGGATCACGGACCAGCAGCCAGACGCCCACCATTGGAACGCCACAGCCATGCCTGTGCAGCTTCAACGCAACAAAGCTTCAGCTTCCCGAGGGATCCTGGGACTCGCACTTCCATGTTATCGACCCGGTCCGGTTTCCCCCGTTACGAAACGCAGCGTACAAGCCAGGCACCCACACAGTCTGGGAGAATTCCGTCTTTGAGCATAGCATCGGCTGTGACCACGTGGTCATGGTACAACCTTCCATCTATGGAACGAATAATACGCTGCTGCTAGAATCGCTGAAGGCGTACGGGCCGCAAAGGGCGCGTGGCGTGGTCGTCTTCGATGTCCACAATACGACAGAAGCACAGCTCGCGGAATGGAACAGAATCGGCGTACGCGGCGTTCGAATCAACCTGCAGAGCATCAACGCCACAGAATCGATTGAAAGACTGGAACTAACCCTCAAAGTACACGCAGACGCTGTCAAGCCCTTCGACTGGGTGCTCCAACTATACGCCCCGATGGAGCTCATCCCGTCCATAGAGGCCTTTGTGCCCACGCTCGGGGTACGCATCGTCTTCGATCACTTTGGAGACCCGAAGATGCCGCAACCCACCGGAGATCCTCAAAAGCTGGACCCGCACTCGATCAAAGGCTTCAGCGCCATGATCCGCCTGCTCAAACAAGGCAGGACCTGGGTGAAAATCTCCGGAGCGTATCGCGTGTCCAAGCTGCCCGGGCCAAACTACAGCGACCTGGACCCCCTGGCGCGAGAGCTCTTTCGCGCGGCGCCATCCAGAGTCGTATATAGCTCGGACTGGCCGCATACACGTTTCGAAGGGCTGGACATACGGCCTTGGAACGCGCATCTGTTGGAGTTGGTCGGAGGCGATATGCGGTTGCGGCAGAAGCTATTTAGAGACAATGCGAGAGACCTCTGGCAGAGTACGACAGTGAACTCGACGCTTAACACAAAATATTGA
- a CDS encoding uncharacterized protein (COG:E~EggNog:ENOG503P0MP): MICILDPYHGAAMAVLQSELGVELVFSNIRERRNGGTLPTESLVQTETRIIVKNLKAVSRLQVVKQGVGVDNIDLDAAYDRGVAVYNTPSLKLEAVAELTLALALFLSRRVTELDRRTRSCEQVVRSNALGHELVAVNSRGRRHEQRWARRCMEKWIGACETTIVGYDPAAPAVGIWILAGHSPQPPVIHKAIY; the protein is encoded by the exons ATGATCTGTATTCTCGACCCCTACCACGGGGCCGCCATGGCAGTGCTGCAGTCCGAACTAGGTGTCGAACTCGTGTTCTCTAATATCCGCGAGAGGCGCAATGGCGGGACATTACCGACGGAGTCGTTGGTTCAAACCGAGACGCGGATCATCGTGAAGAACTTGAAGGCCGTATCGCGACTTCAGGTGGTGAAGcaaggcgtcggcgtcgataACATTGACCTCGACGCGGCATATGACCGCGGTGTCGCCGTCTACAACACGCCATCCCTCAAACTGGAGGCCGTCGCGGAACTgacgctggcgctggccctATTCCTTAGTAGACGCGTTACCGAGCTGGACCGCCGCACCCGAAGCTGCGAGCAAGTCGTTCGCAGCAACGCTCTGGGGCATGAGCTTGTTGCGGTAAACAGTCGGGGTCGTCGGCATGAGCAACGTtgggcgcgccgctgcatGGAAAAATGGATCGGTGCCTGCGAGACGACCATCGTCGGCTACGACCCCGCGGCCCCGGCCGTGGGCATCTGGATTCTGGCCGGACATTCCCCACAGCCGCCTGTCATCC ACAAGGCCATATACTAA
- a CDS encoding uncharacterized protein (COG:S~EggNog:ENOG503P3JK) yields MMARERAVLIITGAWHVPEHYHKLITGLKAKGLRVICERLPTSNGVVPPNKTIHDDVQFIKDIVAKEAALGTHLAVIGHSWGGMVSSAALAEFAIEPTSDKGGVTDIILLAAFVPSEGDSLIGMFGGSLPPYLVAHPDDTVTWINPIDHLYNDVEPDEAKWANDLCVAFGHAAQTTPIQCERVAWRDIPLTYIICELDLAIPESVQTLMISKVEEQGIKVRQYRLAASHSPFLSMPEKVVDIVMEVVSSHGA; encoded by the coding sequence ATGATGGCAAGAGAAAGGGCCGTTCTAATTATTACAGGGGCTTGGCACGTGCCGGAGCACTACCACAAGCTCATAACAGGACTGAAGGCCAAAGGGCTCCGAGTCATATGTGAAAGGCTGCCGACAAGCAACGGTGTCGTGCCACCCAATAAGACCATCCACGACGATGTTCAGTTCATCAAAGACATAGTCGCCAAGGAAGCCGCTTTGGGCACCCATCTCGCCGTCATTGGACATTCATGGGGGGGTATGGTCAGCTCTGCTGCGCTCGCAGAGTTCGCCATCGAGCCAACCTCTGACAAGGGTGGCGTCACCGATATCATCCTGCTGGCCGCATTTGTCCCGTCCGAGGGCGACTCTCTCATCGGCATGTTTGGTGGCAGCCTCCCGCCGTACCTTGTGGCGCATCCGGACGATACCGTCACCTGGATCAATCCGATCGATCATCTTTATAACGACGTTGAGCCAGATGAAGCCAAATGGGCAAATGACTTGTGCGTAGCGTTTGGCCACGCAGCACAGACCACACCGATTCAGTGCGAAAGAGTCGCATGGCGCGACATTCCGCTGACCTACATCATCTGCGAGCTGGACCTGGCCATCCCTGAATCCGTTCAGACCCTGATGATTtccaaggtcgaggagcagggAATAAAGGTCAGACAGTACAGGTTGGCAGCATCGCACAGCCCTTTCCTCAGCATGCCAGAGAAGGTGGTGGATATTGTGATGGAAGTGGTGAGCTCGCACGGAGCTTAG